Proteins from a single region of Lujinxingia litoralis:
- a CDS encoding serine/threonine protein kinase, which translates to MVVFDSTYSLEPGHLFEGKYRILRELGRGGFGMVYLAFQVAMDRHVALKVLKPGVGSEAPSARERFLREVKIISKLRHPNTVTIHDYGETFEGVVYMVLEFVEGDTLKDILRREGAQSPMRALALTRQIARSLAEAHRHGIVHRDLKPANIMVTDLDTEPDFVKVLDFGVARLLGKHNDDLTSVGVPAGERALIGTPRYMSPEQVRGESLNGASDLYGLGLILYEMLIGEPAVQGDTTMGLISQQLTPEPLRLPSLPALHPLLQDLIRTATQKNIMQRFRSAEEFCEAIDHALMSLSQEHGFAPTPGGYYPTSGQFNAVPRRDSSGPRSHTPSHTAHHTPGPYPSGRVSAIEVPAMEAAPEPANWMERHRSEPAPGSRPGPPSAAAAVASPFVGNQVAEEHPEENLLGIPSSELPLPPEAAESPFAPPKPEPSRQSATAAQAAVTATPQPPASAGPDEHLISFAFTVIKLIFLGILAAFFCYLTFIVTGALLGDFTQGPLKLGVASVLALSIPIFTALGENSQKERFHVVKRPTDRLARVFMGTSIFAAAACIIMAFAMSGRVTDFLRNDPNWFFRENVDVNFEPTPTTEANRTLSFTLADGVEVAMTKIGLYDGQPTVAQGAPGEPLPAPAPTPTRPRTAPAATPDPPAETVADPAPARRTSPAPTRPSTPAPTRPSNPRNTESNDTQRGDYVRW; encoded by the coding sequence GTGGTCGTCTTCGACTCCACATACAGCCTTGAACCCGGCCACCTCTTTGAAGGGAAGTATCGCATCCTGCGAGAACTGGGCCGCGGAGGCTTCGGCATGGTCTACCTGGCCTTCCAGGTAGCCATGGATCGCCACGTCGCACTCAAGGTGCTCAAGCCCGGCGTAGGCTCGGAGGCCCCGAGCGCCCGCGAGCGCTTCCTGCGCGAAGTCAAGATCATCAGCAAGCTGCGCCATCCCAACACCGTGACCATTCACGACTACGGAGAGACCTTCGAAGGCGTGGTCTACATGGTGCTGGAGTTTGTGGAAGGCGACACCCTCAAAGACATCCTCCGGCGCGAGGGCGCGCAATCCCCCATGCGCGCGCTCGCGCTCACGCGCCAGATCGCCCGCTCACTGGCCGAAGCCCACCGCCACGGCATCGTGCACCGCGATCTGAAGCCGGCCAACATCATGGTCACCGACCTCGACACCGAGCCTGACTTTGTCAAAGTCCTCGACTTCGGGGTGGCCCGGCTGCTGGGCAAACATAACGACGACCTCACCTCCGTCGGCGTGCCCGCTGGCGAGCGCGCCCTCATCGGCACGCCGCGCTACATGAGCCCGGAGCAGGTTCGCGGAGAGAGCCTCAACGGCGCCAGCGACCTCTACGGCCTGGGGTTGATTCTCTATGAAATGCTCATCGGTGAGCCCGCCGTTCAGGGCGACACCACCATGGGCCTCATCAGTCAGCAACTCACGCCGGAGCCGCTGCGACTGCCCAGCCTCCCGGCGCTGCATCCCTTGCTTCAGGATCTCATCCGCACGGCCACTCAGAAGAACATCATGCAGCGTTTTCGCTCGGCCGAGGAATTCTGCGAAGCCATCGATCACGCCCTGATGTCGCTTTCTCAAGAGCACGGGTTCGCCCCGACTCCCGGCGGGTATTACCCGACCAGCGGCCAGTTTAATGCCGTGCCACGCCGCGATAGCAGCGGACCGCGTTCCCATACGCCCAGCCACACCGCTCATCATACCCCCGGCCCCTACCCCTCCGGTCGCGTCAGCGCCATTGAGGTGCCCGCGATGGAAGCGGCCCCCGAGCCCGCCAACTGGATGGAGCGCCACCGCAGCGAACCCGCCCCCGGCAGCCGCCCTGGCCCCCCGAGCGCTGCTGCGGCCGTCGCCAGCCCTTTCGTGGGCAATCAGGTGGCTGAAGAACACCCCGAAGAGAACCTTCTGGGCATTCCCTCCTCTGAGCTTCCCCTGCCGCCCGAAGCCGCCGAAAGCCCCTTCGCTCCACCGAAGCCCGAACCCTCCCGGCAGTCGGCCACGGCCGCGCAGGCTGCCGTCACAGCCACCCCCCAGCCGCCCGCCTCCGCGGGCCCCGATGAACATTTGATCTCGTTTGCCTTCACCGTCATCAAACTCATCTTTCTCGGTATCCTGGCGGCGTTTTTCTGCTACCTGACCTTCATCGTCACCGGTGCGCTGCTGGGTGACTTTACCCAGGGCCCCCTCAAGCTCGGGGTCGCCAGCGTACTGGCACTCTCCATCCCGATCTTCACCGCGCTCGGCGAAAACAGCCAGAAAGAGCGCTTCCACGTGGTCAAGCGCCCCACCGATCGCCTGGCCCGCGTGTTCATGGGCACGAGCATTTTTGCGGCGGCCGCCTGCATCATCATGGCCTTTGCCATGAGCGGACGAGTGACCGACTTTTTGCGAAACGACCCCAACTGGTTCTTCCGCGAGAATGTCGACGTCAACTTCGAGCCCACCCCCACCACCGAGGCCAACCGCACCCTCTCGTTTACCCTGGCCGATGGCGTCGAAGTCGCCATGACCAAGATTGGCCTCTACGACGGACAACCCACCGTCGCGCAAGGCGCGCCCGGCGAGCCCCTCCCGGCCCCTGCGCCCACTCCTACCCGACCGCGTACTGCCCCCGCCGCGACTCCCGATCCGCCGGCGGAAACTGTAGCAGACCCAGCTCCCGCACGACGCACCTCCCCGGCCCCCACGCGCCCTTCCACGCCGGCCCCCACGCGCCCGAGCAATCCGCGTAACACCGAGTCCAATGACACCCAGCGTGGCGACTACGTGCGCTGGTAA
- a CDS encoding PilZ domain-containing protein: MASASNRRSPRILASLDVILQTVDGDVPFQTHDASYEGVFIVSKDPLPLRKLIRFRTRLPSTGDELQMLGLVAHTVSADDARETGRQPGMGIQLFSLGKDTAERWRDFIDQAYEANPEARAQVERARRPAVRVRIPTPSVLQKFRDVDLARGQLFLRTPDLHPAGTRVDCLVSHPTSGQTLTIDARVDEVVDGSIRERGLRLSLRMPHDTTDLDRFFTGQSLAN, from the coding sequence ATGGCCTCTGCCTCCAACCGACGCTCCCCTCGCATTCTGGCCAGCCTCGACGTGATCTTGCAGACCGTCGATGGCGACGTCCCCTTCCAGACCCACGATGCCTCCTACGAGGGGGTCTTCATCGTCTCCAAAGATCCCCTGCCGCTGCGCAAACTTATCCGCTTTCGCACGCGCCTGCCCTCCACCGGCGACGAGCTGCAGATGCTGGGCCTGGTCGCGCACACCGTGAGCGCAGACGACGCCCGCGAGACCGGTCGCCAGCCCGGCATGGGCATTCAACTCTTTAGCCTGGGCAAAGACACCGCGGAGCGCTGGCGAGACTTCATTGACCAGGCCTACGAAGCCAACCCCGAAGCCCGCGCCCAGGTCGAGCGCGCCCGCCGCCCCGCCGTGCGCGTGCGCATCCCCACGCCCTCGGTGCTCCAGAAGTTCCGCGACGTCGACCTGGCCCGTGGCCAGCTCTTCCTGCGCACCCCCGATCTTCATCCGGCCGGTACCCGCGTCGACTGCCTGGTCTCCCACCCCACCAGCGGCCAGACCCTGACCATCGACGCCCGCGTCGATGAAGTCGTCGATGGCTCCATCCGAGAGCGGGGCCTGCGCCTCTCCCTGCGCATGCCTCACGACACCACCGATCTCGACCGCTTCTTCACCGGCCAGTCCCTCGCCAACTGA
- the mpl gene encoding UDP-N-acetylmuramate:L-alanyl-gamma-D-glutamyl-meso-diaminopimelate ligase, whose product MTADKPRDFPSLPEHIERIHIIGICGTAMGSLAAMLKERGFEVRGSDAMAYPPMSTWLEARGIDIMRGYDRSNLDWNPDVVIVGNVSRATYADAVVTRERNIPYLSLPEALRHFFFEQRRPLVLTGTHGKTTTTGMLAWILTDQGLDPGFMVGGITGNFGSNYRLGHGDIFVIEGDEYDTAYFDKVPKFWHYAPFRATINNLEFDHADIYESVEDIEHVFRRFCDLIPDQGSLWVNGDDARALAVSAHREDVRRTFGLGAHNDLRADNLRFEEGRTRATVISGSKMLGELDMAMLGDFNVRNALGATALAMDEGLSFEQVADALSRFKSVRRRQEHIAHVAGIDIYDDFAHHPTAVGATLGAMRRQFPDRRIWAIFEAKSNTSRRRVFQDDYPPAFALADRVILSRPWKKDDDLPEEMRVDIADIAESIRRLGPTTELIEEVDAIVAHVALQAEPGDLIVGLSGAAFGGLHHKLAAALRERFGE is encoded by the coding sequence ATGACCGCCGACAAGCCTCGCGACTTTCCCTCGCTCCCCGAGCATATCGAACGCATCCACATCATCGGCATCTGCGGCACCGCCATGGGCAGCCTGGCAGCCATGCTCAAAGAACGGGGCTTTGAGGTCCGCGGCTCCGATGCCATGGCCTACCCGCCGATGAGCACCTGGCTCGAAGCTCGCGGCATCGACATCATGCGTGGCTATGACAGGAGCAACCTCGACTGGAACCCCGACGTCGTGATCGTCGGCAATGTCAGCCGCGCGACCTACGCCGACGCCGTGGTCACCCGCGAGCGCAACATCCCCTACCTGAGCCTCCCCGAAGCCCTGCGCCACTTCTTCTTTGAGCAGCGCCGCCCCCTGGTCCTCACCGGCACCCACGGCAAAACCACCACCACCGGCATGCTCGCATGGATCCTCACCGATCAGGGCCTTGACCCGGGCTTTATGGTCGGTGGCATCACCGGAAACTTTGGCTCCAACTACCGCCTGGGACACGGTGATATCTTTGTCATTGAGGGTGACGAGTACGACACCGCCTACTTCGACAAAGTCCCCAAGTTCTGGCACTACGCCCCTTTCCGGGCCACCATCAACAACCTGGAGTTCGACCACGCCGACATCTACGAGAGCGTCGAAGATATCGAACACGTCTTTCGCCGCTTCTGCGACCTGATCCCCGACCAGGGCTCGCTCTGGGTCAACGGCGACGATGCACGCGCCCTGGCCGTCTCCGCGCATCGTGAAGACGTCCGCCGCACCTTCGGCCTGGGCGCTCACAACGACCTGCGCGCCGACAACCTGCGCTTTGAAGAGGGACGCACCCGGGCCACGGTCATCTCCGGCAGCAAGATGCTGGGCGAGCTCGATATGGCGATGCTCGGCGACTTCAATGTGCGCAATGCCCTGGGGGCTACGGCCCTGGCCATGGACGAAGGACTCAGTTTTGAACAGGTTGCCGATGCACTGAGCCGCTTTAAGTCGGTGCGTCGACGCCAGGAACACATTGCCCACGTGGCCGGCATCGATATCTACGACGACTTCGCCCATCACCCCACCGCCGTGGGCGCTACCCTGGGCGCGATGCGCCGCCAGTTCCCCGACCGCCGCATCTGGGCGATCTTTGAAGCCAAGAGCAACACCTCGCGCCGCCGCGTCTTCCAGGATGACTATCCGCCGGCCTTCGCACTGGCTGACCGCGTGATCCTCTCCCGCCCCTGGAAAAAAGACGACGACCTGCCCGAAGAGATGCGCGTGGACATCGCCGACATCGCCGAGTCCATCCGGCGGCTGGGGCCCACCACCGAACTCATCGAAGAGGTCGACGCCATCGTGGCTCATGTCGCCCTCCAGGCCGAGCCCGGCGACCTTATCGTCGGCCTCTCCGGCGCGGCCTTCGGTGGCCTTCACCACAAGCTCGCCGCCGCGCTCCGAGAGCGCTTTGGTGAGTAA